A region of Paenibacillus sp. 37 DNA encodes the following proteins:
- the dapF gene encoding diaminopimelate epimerase, with amino-acid sequence MEFTKMHGLGNDFIVVFGEKELPADAAELAVKWCNRFFGIGADGLVYILPSEKADFQMRIMNSDGSEAEQCGNAIRCVSKYVYDHGHVNQEQITIETIGAGVQPVSLNIRDGKVETVRVDMGEPILNGLQVPTTVDANPVVDHYIEANGHAFKFTAVSMGNPHAVIYVDDAVNFDLTTWGPLLEVHPMFPKKINVEFATVRDRGYVDMRVWERGAGPTLACGTGACATLVSSVLNGHTDRTAVISLKGGDLHIEWNEADNHVYMTGPAEVVFKGITS; translated from the coding sequence ATGGAATTTACGAAAATGCATGGACTTGGTAACGATTTTATCGTTGTATTTGGTGAAAAGGAGCTTCCGGCAGATGCAGCAGAATTGGCTGTAAAATGGTGCAACCGTTTCTTTGGCATCGGTGCGGACGGCCTGGTTTATATACTGCCTTCGGAGAAGGCGGACTTTCAGATGCGCATCATGAATTCGGACGGTTCGGAAGCAGAGCAGTGCGGTAATGCCATTCGCTGTGTATCCAAATATGTATACGATCATGGTCACGTGAACCAGGAGCAGATCACCATTGAAACGATTGGTGCTGGGGTACAACCTGTGAGCCTCAACATTCGTGATGGTAAAGTGGAAACGGTACGTGTCGACATGGGTGAGCCGATCCTGAACGGTCTTCAAGTGCCTACAACGGTGGATGCCAACCCAGTGGTTGATCACTACATTGAAGCGAATGGACATGCGTTTAAATTCACTGCCGTATCCATGGGTAACCCGCATGCGGTTATCTATGTAGATGATGCTGTTAATTTTGATCTCACAACTTGGGGCCCACTTCTTGAAGTGCATCCGATGTTTCCAAAAAAAATCAATGTGGAATTCGCCACAGTTCGTGACCGTGGATATGTGGACATGCGTGTATGGGAACGCGGAGCGGGTCCAACACTTGCTTGTGGAACCGGAGCTTGTGCGACACTGGTATCCTCTGTCCTGAATGGACATACAGATCGTACAGCAGTCATCAGCCTCAAGGGTGGGGATCTCCACATTGAGTGGAATGAAGCTGACAATCATGTGTACATGACTGGACCTGCTGAAGTTGTTTTTAAGGGAATCACTTCATAA
- a CDS encoding bifunctional homocysteine S-methyltransferase/methylenetetrahydrofolate reductase, producing MKADLRKVMQERVLVGDGAMGTFLYQMGFPVGISYEELNLISPEVVADVHRRYRDAGTEIFETNTYSANYDKLSKFGLESKVEDVNRAGVRIAKEVAGDTGYVLGAVGSIRGGKRTNVSTSELKRFYQQQISALLDEGVDGILLETFYDIEEMDIALLQARKLSDLPVIGQFAVEDVGHTLDGYTMPEAFRIMREQGADVIGFNCRSGPNGIMRAMETVSGRIGIPMSVYPNAGAADYVDGEFRYGATPEYFGQTAVQFAELGARIIGGCCGTTPDHITAMKEALADYIPSPILEPDPSESKPRIVLHEHVDERSGRGGQPTIVDLVKQRHTVIVELDPPRDLDIAKFMKGAETLKAAGADALTLADNSLAVTRMSNMALGHLVQDRTGLRPLVHIACRDRNLIGTQSHMMGFDALGINHVLAVTGDPARFGDLPGSSSVYDLTSFEIIRMIKQLNDGVAFSGKPLKQKAGFVIGAAFNPNVKYLEKAVQRLEKKIASGADYIMTQPIYDPELIVAMHEATKHLDVPIFIGVMPLASGRNAEYLHNEVPGIQLSDEVRSRMAGLEGEEGRAMGVKIAKELLDVATAHFKGIYLMTPFMFYGMTAELTQYVWEKSEHQCPTCFNPNNQLQ from the coding sequence ATGAAGGCGGATTTGCGCAAAGTTATGCAGGAACGGGTTCTCGTTGGAGATGGGGCCATGGGAACATTTCTGTACCAAATGGGGTTCCCGGTGGGAATTTCATATGAAGAATTAAACTTGATTTCACCTGAAGTGGTGGCGGATGTACATCGCCGTTATCGGGATGCAGGTACAGAAATATTTGAAACAAATACGTATTCTGCCAATTACGACAAGTTATCCAAGTTCGGTCTGGAGTCCAAGGTGGAGGACGTGAACCGTGCCGGCGTACGCATTGCCAAAGAGGTAGCTGGAGATACCGGTTATGTGCTTGGTGCAGTTGGTTCCATTCGAGGTGGCAAGCGGACGAACGTGTCGACGAGTGAACTGAAACGCTTTTATCAACAACAGATCTCTGCACTGCTAGATGAAGGCGTGGATGGCATTTTGCTTGAGACCTTCTATGATATAGAAGAGATGGATATTGCCCTTTTGCAAGCGCGCAAGCTGAGTGATTTGCCTGTAATTGGACAGTTCGCTGTAGAGGATGTAGGACATACACTGGACGGATATACGATGCCTGAAGCCTTCCGGATTATGCGGGAGCAGGGCGCGGATGTCATTGGTTTTAACTGTCGCTCAGGTCCAAACGGGATTATGCGTGCCATGGAAACCGTCTCGGGACGAATTGGTATTCCAATGTCCGTCTACCCGAATGCGGGTGCAGCAGATTATGTAGATGGTGAGTTCCGTTATGGTGCAACTCCGGAGTACTTTGGTCAGACGGCAGTGCAATTTGCCGAACTGGGCGCTCGTATTATCGGCGGTTGCTGTGGTACGACACCTGATCATATTACCGCTATGAAAGAGGCGCTTGCTGACTATATACCTTCGCCTATTTTGGAGCCTGATCCGTCAGAATCCAAACCGCGTATTGTGCTGCATGAACATGTGGATGAGCGTTCCGGACGTGGAGGTCAGCCTACGATTGTCGATCTGGTCAAGCAGCGTCATACGGTCATTGTTGAACTTGACCCGCCGCGTGACTTGGACATTGCCAAGTTCATGAAAGGTGCCGAGACTCTGAAAGCAGCAGGAGCAGATGCCCTGACACTGGCCGATAATTCACTCGCGGTTACACGGATGAGCAACATGGCGCTGGGTCACCTCGTGCAGGATCGCACGGGTCTCCGTCCATTGGTGCATATTGCCTGCCGTGACCGGAATCTGATTGGAACGCAGTCACACATGATGGGGTTTGATGCTCTGGGGATTAATCATGTACTGGCTGTAACAGGAGATCCAGCAAGGTTTGGAGATCTGCCGGGTTCAAGCTCGGTGTACGATCTGACTTCTTTTGAAATCATCCGCATGATCAAACAGTTGAACGATGGTGTGGCTTTCTCAGGTAAACCGCTGAAGCAGAAAGCTGGCTTTGTCATTGGAGCAGCATTTAATCCTAATGTGAAATATTTGGAGAAAGCTGTACAACGTCTGGAGAAGAAAATTGCCTCTGGCGCTGATTACATCATGACACAACCGATCTATGATCCTGAGTTGATTGTAGCAATGCACGAAGCGACCAAACATCTGGATGTACCCATTTTTATAGGTGTAATGCCGCTGGCGAGTGGACGGAATGCAGAGTATCTGCACAACGAGGTTCCCGGAATTCAGCTTTCGGATGAAGTGCGTTCCCGTATGGCAGGTCTGGAAGGCGAAGAGGGCCGTGCGATGGGGGTAAAAATTGCCAAAGAATTGCTGGACGTAGCAACAGCGCATTTCAAAGGGATCTATCTTATGACACCGTTTATGTTCTACGGCATGACGGCCGAACTGACTCAATACGTATGGGAGAAGTCGGAGCATCAATGTCCTACTTGTTTCAACCCTAATAATCAATTACAATAG